The following is a genomic window from Candidatus Rokuibacteriota bacterium.
CGCTGGTCCTGGGCTCGACCGGCAACCTGGCCAGGCAGATCGAGCACGGTGCGCCGGCGGATGTCTTCTTTGCCGCCGACCAGGGCTTTGTCGAGCGGCTCGTGGCCAGGGGGTTCCTCATCGCTGAGACCCAGACTCTCTACGCCCAGGGGCGGATCGTCCTCGCGACGTCGAGGCGCTCCGGGCCCAAGCTCACCGAGCTCCGCGCCCTCCTCGATCCGAAGATCAGGCACGTGGCTATCGCGAACCCGTCGCACGCCCCGTACGGCAGAGCGGCGGAGGAGGCGCTGAGAAAGGTCGGGATCTGGGAGGCGATCAAGCCCAAGCTGATCTACGGCGAGAATATCCGTCACGCGTTGCAGTTCATCCAGACCGGGGCCGTCGAAGCCGGGATCGTGGCGCTCTCGATCGCGGACGTGCCGGAGGTCGACTGGACGCTGCTCGACGCCGCGCTCCATGCGCCCCTGAACCAGACCGTGGCGGTGGTGAGGCGGAGCCCCCGACCCGAGCTGGGGCTGGCCTTCATCCACTTCACCAGCGGGCCTGAGGGCCGGCCGATCATGAAGCGCTACGGTTTCTTGCTCCCCGGGGAGTTTTGAGCGTGGACCTCTTCCCGCTGTGGCTCTCGCTCCGCGTGTCCGTCACGGCAACCGTGTTAACGCTTCTGATCGGGATCCCCGTGGCGTGGCTGCTCGCGCGGCGGCGCTTTCCGGGTCGGGAGCTGCTCGAGGTGGTCGTCGTGTTCCCGCTGGTCCTGCCGCCGACGGTCGTCGGCTACTACCTGCTGGTCGTGATCGGCGCTCAGGGGCCGGTCGGTCAGGCGCTGGCCGCCGTGGGCCTCGAGCTCGCGTTCACCTGGAAGGCCGCGGTCCTCGCGGCCTCGGTTGGCTCGATCGCGCTGCTCATCAAGTCGGCCCAGGCCGGGTTCGAGACGGTGGACCAGCGGCTCGAGCAGGCGGCGCGGACCCTCGGGCGCTCGGAGTGGAGCATCTTCTGGGTGGTGACGCTGCCGCTCGCGTGGCGGTCGATCCTGGCGGGAACGGTGCTGGCATTCTGCCGCGCGCTGGGGGAATTCGGGATCACGCTCATGGTGGCGGGGAGCATCCCGGGGAAGACCCAGACCCTCCCCCTGGCGATCTACGACCGTGTCCAGGCCAACCAGATGGCCGAGGCCAACGCGCTCGCGCTGATCGCGATCGGCGTCGTGACGGTCTTGCTCTTCGGCCTGAGCCGGCTGGCGCGGCTCCGGTACTGAGGGCGCGCGATGGTTTCCCTGTCCGTCACGAAGCGCCTCCCCGGGTTCACGCTCGACGTGAGCTGGGAGGCCGATGAGCCGGTCGTGGCCCTCTTCGGCCCCTCGGGCGCGGGGAAAACTCTGACGCTCCAGTGCCTCTCTGGCCTCGTGCGGCCGGATCGGGGGCGCATCGCGCTCAACGACCGCGTCTTCTTCGACAGCGCGGCCGGCATCGATCTTCCGCCCCAGCTCCGACGGCTCGGCTACGTCTTTCAGGGCTACGCCCTCTTCCCCCACCTGACCGTGGTGGAAAACGTTGCGTTCGGCCTCAAGGGCCGTTCGCGAGTGGAGCGTCTGAGCCGGACCGGCGAGGTGCTCGAGCGGCTCGGCCTCGCCGACCTCGGGCGGCGCTACCCCTCGGAGCTCTCCGGCGGCCAGCAGCAGCGCGTCGCCCTGGGCCGGGCGCTGGCGGTGGATCCCGACCTCCTCCTGCTCGACGAGCCGCTCTCGGCCCTCGATGCCCCGCTCCGCCGCCAGCTCCGCCAGGAGCTGGGACAGGTCATCCGCGAGTGGGGGAAGGCCACGGTGCTGGTGACCCACGATCTGTCCGAAGCCTACCAGCTCGCCGATCGCGTTGTGGTGTACGAGGGTGGGCGCGTCCTCCAGACCGCGCCGAAGTCCGAGCTCCTCTGGCAGCCGACGTCGGAGCGGGTGGCGCGGCTGATCGGGGTGCGGAACCTCCTCAGGGGCACCGTTGCCAAGGCGACTCCCGAGATCATCCAGATCCGCTGGCGCGGCCAGACGCTCGAAGCTGTGAACTCCCCTGCGCGCTTGTACTTGCCGCCGCCCGGCAGTCCGCTTGCCTTCTTCATACGCTCGGAGTACGTGCGCCTCATCAGGAAAGACCGTCCCGGCCCTGACCCCGGCCACCACATGAACCTGATGGAAGGCCAGGTAGTGGGCGAGGAGGATCAGGGCACCACGTGGACGCTGTTCTTCAGGCTGGACGCCCCCGGGGAGCCGAGCCAGGGGGCGTACGATCTCGAGGTCGAGGTGCCGAAGCTGGTCTACGAGATTTTAGAAATTGCGCGGGCCAGGCGCTGGCAGGTCTCCATCCACCGGGGCTCCATCCAGGTGCTCCCGTCCGAATGAGACGGCGCGCGCTACTCTACTGGCCCCGGCTTATTCGAGCGCCGGCTTTGCCGGCGCAAGCCATGGGGGAGGCCTCGGAGGGGGCCGTCGCGGCCCCCTCCGACAGTAAATGAGCGGCACGGGCTCCCCCGTCGTCGAGCTGTCCGCGGTCCGGATCGGCTACGCCGGCGCATTCACGCTCAGGGTTCCCGCCCTCGAGGTTCGCGCGGGCGAGATCCTGGCGGTGATCGGTCCCAACGGGGCCGGCAAGTCCACGCTGCTCAGAGTGATCGGGCTCCTCGAGGCTCCCGCGGCCGGCCAGGTCAGATTCAAGGGCGAGCCGGTCGGGAGGGGAGGCCTTCTCACGATCCGGCGCGAGATGGCGAGCGTTTTCCAGGACCCGCTCCTGGTCAGCGGCACCGTCTTCGAGAACGTGGCCCTCGGCCTGAGGTTCCGTCGTGTCGCGCCGGCGGAGGTCGAAGCACGGGTTCGGGCCTGGCTCGACAGGTTCGGCATCGCCCACCTGACCGGTCGCCAGGCGCGCACGCTCTCGGGCGGCGAGGCCCAGCGGACGGCGCTCGCGCGGGCGCTCGTCCTGCAGCCCGAGCTCCTGCTGCTGGACGAGCCGTTCGCCGCGCTCGACCAGCCGACCCGCGAGGCGTTGATCGAGGAGCTGGCGAGGATCCTCCGCGAGGAGCTGACCACCACCGTCCTCGTGACCCACGACCGCTGGGAGGCGCTGGCGCTCGCCGACCGTGTCGCGGTCATGATGCGGGGCGAGATCCTCCAGGTCGACGAGGCCTCCCGGCTGTTCCGGGCCCCGGCCTCCGAGGAGATCGCCCGGTTCGTCGGCGTGGAGACGATCCTGGACTGCCGCGTGCTCTCGTACCGCGCCGGCGTGGCGATCGTGGATGCGGAGGGGCAGAAGCTCGAGGTGGCGGCCGAGGTCGCTCCGGGTGAGCGGGTCAGGCTCTGCCTCAGGCCCGAGGACGTGACGCTCCTGACCCCAGGCGTTCCGCTGCCCGCGTCGAGCTCCCGGAACCAGCTGGCGGGGACCATCACGCGGCTCCTTCCCGTCAGCGTCTATGTCAGGGCGGTGGTCGATTGCGGCTTCCCGCTGGTCGCGCTGGTGACGCACCGCTCGGTGGAGGAGCTCGGGCTCACGGAAGGGGTGCCCGTCATCGCCGCCTTCAAGGCGACGGCGCCTCACGTGATCCGCCACGGGCGCTAGCGCCGGAGGAAGCGCGATGAACCCTCAGAAGGCCGCGGAGCTGCTGGAGAAGTGGGGTGACAAGTCCTGTGATCACCTTGATGTTGACCGCCTGGGGATGCACACAGGCCTCGAGGCTTGCACCCAGTGCGGTCGAATCATCACCCGGGACAAGCAGGGGAAGCCGGTTCCCCACAAGCAGACCACCTGAGGGCGGTCTGCTTGACAGGAAACCGCGAGTTCTGCTATAAGAGAGCCATCGCGTAGGAGGCCGAACTGAAAAGGGAGGCCCGAGTGCCGCGGAACCGCACACATCGCTCTGAAGGCCAGCGCCAGACGGTCGCTGGCCTGCGTTGTTTTATGAGGCCGGTCACGTCAAGGAGGCTTGAATGTCAGACCGTGACACCTTGATTGAGCGACTTACCGCCGAGAACGACGAGTTCCGGAAGCTCCGGGAAGAGCATCGCGGTTACGAGCACGAGCTCGAGGAGCTGCAGGCCCGGCCGTTCCTCTCGGCGGATCAGCAGTGGCGGGCCAGCGAGCTGAAGAAGCTCAAGTTGATGGCCAAGGACCGGATGGAGGCCATCATCCGCCGGGCCCGTCAGACCTCCTCCTCTCAGGCGACGGCCTGAGCTAACCTCCGGCGTCGCTCATGGCGCCTTCGCGGGGGGAGTCCCCCTTCGGAGGGCTCTCCCACCTCACCCCGCAAGGGGACGCGCGCATGGTGGACGTCACGCCCAAGCCGGAGACTGCCCGCGAGGCCGTGGCCCGGGTCATCCTCCGCATGAAACCCGCGACGCTGGCCGCGGTCAAGGCCGGGCAGGTGGCGAAGGGCGACGTCCTCGGCGTGGCGCGGACCGCCGGGATCCTCGCGGCGAAACGAACGCCCGACCTCATCCCGCTCGCTCACCCGCTCAGGCTCACCGGCGTGGATGTGACCTTTGCCCTGGACCCAAGGCGCTCGACCCTCACGATCGAAACGCGCGTCAGGACCGTGGACAAGACCGGCGTCGAGATGGAAGCGCTCACCGCTGCGGCGGTGGCCGGGCTCACCGTCTACGACATGGTGAAGGCCGTGGACAAGGGCGTCGTCCTCACCGACCTCTGCCTCCTGGAGAAGTCTGGCGGGAAGAGCGGGGCGTGGCGGCGGAAGGCCGTCCGCGAGGTCGCCGGCGGCCGTCGGGCTCAGCCATGAACACGGCCCTGATCTATTCCGAGCAGTACGGCCGCTTCGACTACGGGCCGACGCACCCCCTCAGGATGGAGCGGCTTGGCCTCACCTGGCGGCTCATGGAAGCGTACGGTCTCACGACGCTGCCCCACGCCAAGGTCCTGGCCCCCGAGCCTGCCGCTGAGGCGATCATCGAGCGCTTCCACACCCGGGAGTACCTGGAGGTCCTCAAGGCCGTGAGCGCGGGCCTCCAGGTTCCGGGAGCCGCGCGCTACGGCCTGGGCTACGGGGACAACCCGGTCTTCCCCGGCGTGTGGGACGTCTCGTGCCTGGTCGCGGGCGGCTCGCTCCTCGCGGCCAAGCTGGTGGCGGAGGGCGAGATCGAGCGCGCCTTCCATTTCGCCGGCGGCCTCCACCACGCGATGCCCGCCCGGGCCTCGGGCTTCTGCTACATCGACGACCCGGTGCTGGCGATCCTGGCGCTCCGCGAGCGCGGCTGGCGCGTGGCCTACGTCGACATCGACGCGCACCACGGCGACGGCGTCCAGTTCGCCTTTTACCGGGATCCCGGCGTCCTCACGATCTCAACCCACGAGAGGGGCGACCGTCTCTTCCCCGGCACCGGTTTCGTCGAGGAGCTGGGCGAGGGACCGGGCCGCGGCTACGCGGTGAACCTCCCTCTGGAGGCGTTCACCGACGACGAGGTCTATGCGGAGGGGTTCGAGGCGGTGGTCCCGCCGCTGGTCCGGGCGTTCGCGCCCGACGTGGTCGTGGCGCAGCTCGGGATCGACTCCCACCGCACCGATCCGTTGACCCATCTCGCGCTCTCGGTCCAGGGGTTCGCGCGCACCGTGAAGCGGATCGTCGAGCTGGCCCCGCGGCTCGTCGCCCTCGGCGGCGGCGGTTACGATCTCGCCAACGTCGCCCGGGCCTGGAGCGCGGCCTGGGCGGTGCTGAACGGGATCGAGCTGTCGCCCGAGCTGCCGGCGTTGGCCCGCCCGGAGCTGGCTCGTTTCGGCTTCCGCGACGGCTCGCTCTGGGATCCGCCCGCCGCGCTCCCCGGCGACACCCGGCGCGAGACCCTGGAGTACGCCCGCCGCCAGGTGGAGGCGATCCGGCGGACGATCTTCCCGCTTCATGGCCTAGTTTGAGACTTCGCAGGTCCGGGTGCGTATAATTGGTCAGAGAATATGGGTCATGAGTAAGAGAACTCGCTCAGCCGGTCTCCGCCCAAAGGAGCGCATTAACATTGGTCAGCGCATTGTCGAGGCGTGGTTTGATACAGTAATCAATCCGGTGCTTCGCTCACTCGAGGTGGAAGATGCATCCTTGAGCAAAAAAATTGGACCTGGCGGTTTAGGCCAGCGCGGTTCGAACTACTACCCCATGTACGGGCGTCTATCGAAGTTGCGGCTAGAGACAATCTGGACCAGTTCCTTGGGTTTTATCCAGATGCCAGGAGTGCCGTGGAGGATCACGACAGGAAGCTGGCGTTGCTCTTGGAGAAATGCAAAGGACTTCACTCCGAGATCGAGAACAGTCCTGAATTGCATGAGCTTTATCGAAGGGTCACAACCCAGGAGTGTCTTTCAGAGATCGGAGCAACCTTGACAGATCTATTTGGAGCGTATCCCGAATCGGATCATCTCGCGCTTCTCGCCCAACACGTCGTGAACAACACGAATGATCTTCCTGGCTACTATTCCACGGCACGGCTCTGGAACAAGTACAAGGGCGAGTTTATGGCGGTGGTGAGCCGCTCTTCGATGAAAGGTCATCACCAGGCAACGATAAAAGCCGGAGAGGAAGTATTACGGAGCGTGAACCGACTTCTCGGGGTATTGAAGGAAAAAAGGCAGCAGCTTTCACTTGAATATGATGTACCGTACGTATCTGGCAGCAGGATCACTGCGGGTTAGGACCAGCGCGTTGGATGGTCATGCTCAAAGCGGTAGTGGATACAGGGCCGCTATTCACGATGCTCACCGTGAACTATGTCCAGGTGACCGGGATAACGGATGAGAAGCGACGTTCGATCCTGGGCAAGGTGGTTAGTGGTGATGTTTTACGCATTCCTACGTTTGAGGAAGGATATCGGGGACTGTTCGATAGTATCGGGAGGCTTCTCACAACGTCCCATGTGGTGGGGGAACTGCAGGGTCTGGAGAACGGACGTCTGAAATTGTACGGAGACAAGTTGGGGAAGTTTTGGTCATCTGCTTTGGAGTTCCTAGGGCGGAAGAACGTTGAAGAGCGATTGGTGGCATTGGTCGCTATGCATGCGCAACCGGTACTGCGTGATGCGATTTGTTTGGTGGGACCGACTGATACTGGATTGGTTGATCTGGCCCGTAAGGAGGGTTGTGCTCTTTTTACGGACGACCGCCGGACGCTCGCGCCACCGGCGTGGCGGAATGGTGTAGATTGCCGACTCGTGAGCCAGTTGATTGGAACTGATTAACCAGGCGAGTGAGTCGGGTTTGGGAGCAGGTGCGTGTTAACCATGCGCGGAGTGCTGATCACGATCGAGGGGATCGAGGGGTCGGGGAAGACGACCCAGTGCCGGATGCTCGCCGACTGGCTGCGCGCCCGGGGGCACGTTGTCCGTGAGACGAGCGAGCCCGACGGGACCCGGCTCGGCGAGATGGTCCGCGCGTTTTTCGCGACCGACCGCCCGGCTCCAACCCCGCTCGCCGAGGTCTTTCTCTTCCTCGCGGCGCGGCAGCAGCACGTCAGCGAGGTCATTCGGCCGGCCCTGGAGCGAGGCGAGGTCGTGCTTTGCGACCGCTACGCCGACGCCACCATGGCTTACCAGGGCTACGGTCGGGGAGTGGACCGGCGCCTCATCCGGGAGCTGAACGCGCTGGCGACCGGCGGGCTACGGCCGGACCGCACGCTCCTCCTGGACCTTCCCGCCGAGGTCGGCCTCGCGCGGCTTTCCGGCAAAGCCCTGGATGCCTTTGAGCGGATGGACGTGACCTTCCACGGGCGGGTGCGGCAGGGCTACCTCGAGATCGCGCTGGAGGAGCCCGAGCGGGTCGTGAGGCTCCGGGCTGACCAGCCGGTCGAAGCGCTTCAGGCCGAAGTCCGGGCCGCGGTCGAGAAGCTCTTCCAGGGCCGGGAGGTGCCCGCATGATGCCGGGCGCCATCCGCGGACACGCAGCGGCCATTGAACTGCTCGAGCGCGCCTTCGCCCTGGATCGGGTCGCTCACGCCTATGCCTTTGTCGGGCCCTCGGGCGTCGGGCGAAAGCTGACCGCGCTGGCCTTTGCCCGCTCGCTCCTCTGCCCCTCGCGCCCCTCACCCCACCTCTTCCCACCGGGGAGAGGAGAAGAAATGGGGGGCACCGGAGGGAGAGAGGGCGGGGTGAGGGGGCTAATGGGCGGGTGCGGGAGCTGTTCGGCCTGTCGGCGCGTGGAGGCCGGGACTCACCCCGACTGCCAGCTCATCGCGCCGGATGGTCAGAACATCAAGATCGAGCAGATCCGCCAGCTCGAGCGGCTGGCCGCGCTCACGCCGCACCAGGGCCCGCGAAAGATCTTCATCCTCGACGAGGCAGAGCGAATGCTCCCGGTGACGGCGAACGCGCTCCTCAAGACGCTCGAGGAGCCACCGGACCGGACAGTGCTCGTCCTGATCCTGTCGCAGGCCAGGGCGCTCCCGCCCACAGTGCTCTCGCGCTGTCAGGTCGTGCGGTTCGCGCCGCTGTCGGAGGCCGAGGCCGTCGCAGTGCTGCGTGAACACGGTGTGGACGAGGCGACGGCACGCTTCCTGGCCCGCGCCTGTCAGGGGCGGGTCGGGCTGGTCCTGGCGGGGGACGCCCGGGCGTGGCGCCAGCGGCGGGACGGTGCGCTGGGAGTCCTGCAGCAAATCAGCGCCGGCGACGGTGACGTGCTCCTGGACGCCGTGGAGGCGGTGGGCCGTGACAGGACCCAGGTCCAGGAGTTCATCGAGGCGGTCTGGCTCTGGCACCGTGACCTCCTCTGCGCCAAGGCGGGTGGCGATGCGCGGCTCCTGGTCTCGGGCGACCGCGAGGTCGAGCTGTCCCGGGCCGGCGCGGCGGCCTCGTGGGAGGCGATCCTCGGGGCCCTCGTCGCGTGCCGTGACGCCTGGCAGGCGCTTCAGGGGAACGTGTCCCCGCGGCTGACCCTCGAAGTGCTGCTCAGCCGCCT
Proteins encoded in this region:
- the modA gene encoding molybdate ABC transporter substrate-binding protein; the protein is LVLGSTGNLARQIEHGAPADVFFAADQGFVERLVARGFLIAETQTLYAQGRIVLATSRRSGPKLTELRALLDPKIRHVAIANPSHAPYGRAAEEALRKVGIWEAIKPKLIYGENIRHALQFIQTGAVEAGIVALSIADVPEVDWTLLDAALHAPLNQTVAVVRRSPRPELGLAFIHFTSGPEGRPIMKRYGFLLPGEF
- the modB gene encoding molybdate ABC transporter permease subunit; the encoded protein is MSVDLFPLWLSLRVSVTATVLTLLIGIPVAWLLARRRFPGRELLEVVVVFPLVLPPTVVGYYLLVVIGAQGPVGQALAAVGLELAFTWKAAVLAASVGSIALLIKSAQAGFETVDQRLEQAARTLGRSEWSIFWVVTLPLAWRSILAGTVLAFCRALGEFGITLMVAGSIPGKTQTLPLAIYDRVQANQMAEANALALIAIGVVTVLLFGLSRLARLRY
- a CDS encoding ATP-binding cassette domain-containing protein; its protein translation is MVSLSVTKRLPGFTLDVSWEADEPVVALFGPSGAGKTLTLQCLSGLVRPDRGRIALNDRVFFDSAAGIDLPPQLRRLGYVFQGYALFPHLTVVENVAFGLKGRSRVERLSRTGEVLERLGLADLGRRYPSELSGGQQQRVALGRALAVDPDLLLLDEPLSALDAPLRRQLRQELGQVIREWGKATVLVTHDLSEAYQLADRVVVYEGGRVLQTAPKSELLWQPTSERVARLIGVRNLLRGTVAKATPEIIQIRWRGQTLEAVNSPARLYLPPPGSPLAFFIRSEYVRLIRKDRPGPDPGHHMNLMEGQVVGEEDQGTTWTLFFRLDAPGEPSQGAYDLEVEVPKLVYEILEIARARRWQVSIHRGSIQVLPSE
- a CDS encoding ABC transporter ATP-binding protein; translated protein: MSGTGSPVVELSAVRIGYAGAFTLRVPALEVRAGEILAVIGPNGAGKSTLLRVIGLLEAPAAGQVRFKGEPVGRGGLLTIRREMASVFQDPLLVSGTVFENVALGLRFRRVAPAEVEARVRAWLDRFGIAHLTGRQARTLSGGEAQRTALARALVLQPELLLLDEPFAALDQPTREALIEELARILREELTTTVLVTHDRWEALALADRVAVMMRGEILQVDEASRLFRAPASEEIARFVGVETILDCRVLSYRAGVAIVDAEGQKLEVAAEVAPGERVRLCLRPEDVTLLTPGVPLPASSSRNQLAGTITRLLPVSVYVRAVVDCGFPLVALVTHRSVEELGLTEGVPVIAAFKATAPHVIRHGR
- a CDS encoding YdcH family protein — its product is MSDRDTLIERLTAENDEFRKLREEHRGYEHELEELQARPFLSADQQWRASELKKLKLMAKDRMEAIIRRARQTSSSQATA
- the moaC gene encoding cyclic pyranopterin monophosphate synthase MoaC; this encodes MAPSRGESPFGGLSHLTPQGDARMVDVTPKPETAREAVARVILRMKPATLAAVKAGQVAKGDVLGVARTAGILAAKRTPDLIPLAHPLRLTGVDVTFALDPRRSTLTIETRVRTVDKTGVEMEALTAAAVAGLTVYDMVKAVDKGVVLTDLCLLEKSGGKSGAWRRKAVREVAGGRRAQP
- a CDS encoding acetoin utilization protein AcuC, which translates into the protein MNTALIYSEQYGRFDYGPTHPLRMERLGLTWRLMEAYGLTTLPHAKVLAPEPAAEAIIERFHTREYLEVLKAVSAGLQVPGAARYGLGYGDNPVFPGVWDVSCLVAGGSLLAAKLVAEGEIERAFHFAGGLHHAMPARASGFCYIDDPVLAILALRERGWRVAYVDIDAHHGDGVQFAFYRDPGVLTISTHERGDRLFPGTGFVEELGEGPGRGYAVNLPLEAFTDDEVYAEGFEAVVPPLVRAFAPDVVVAQLGIDSHRTDPLTHLALSVQGFARTVKRIVELAPRLVALGGGGYDLANVARAWSAAWAVLNGIELSPELPALARPELARFGFRDGSLWDPPAALPGDTRRETLEYARRQVEAIRRTIFPLHGLV
- the tmk gene encoding dTMP kinase, with protein sequence MRGVLITIEGIEGSGKTTQCRMLADWLRARGHVVRETSEPDGTRLGEMVRAFFATDRPAPTPLAEVFLFLAARQQHVSEVIRPALERGEVVLCDRYADATMAYQGYGRGVDRRLIRELNALATGGLRPDRTLLLDLPAEVGLARLSGKALDAFERMDVTFHGRVRQGYLEIALEEPERVVRLRADQPVEALQAEVRAAVEKLFQGREVPA
- the holB gene encoding DNA polymerase III subunit delta', with amino-acid sequence MMPGAIRGHAAAIELLERAFALDRVAHAYAFVGPSGVGRKLTALAFARSLLCPSRPSPHLFPPGRGEEMGGTGGREGGVRGLMGGCGSCSACRRVEAGTHPDCQLIAPDGQNIKIEQIRQLERLAALTPHQGPRKIFILDEAERMLPVTANALLKTLEEPPDRTVLVLILSQARALPPTVLSRCQVVRFAPLSEAEAVAVLREHGVDEATARFLARACQGRVGLVLAGDARAWRQRRDGALGVLQQISAGDGDVLLDAVEAVGRDRTQVQEFIEAVWLWHRDLLCAKAGGDARLLVSGDREVELSRAGAAASWEAILGALVACRDAWQALQGNVSPRLTLEVLLSRLVPKAA